In Isoptericola variabilis 225, the genomic window CCGGCAGCTCCCGCCGGGGGCGCACCCGGCCCTGTTCGGCCCCGGCGGTCCCGGCCAGCACCGGCCCGAGGACGGCCGCCCCTCGCCGGGCCAGTACCTCTGACGCGCGGCGGCCGCGCGGTGCCCGGCCGCTACCGCGCGGTCGCGGTCATCGCGATCGCGCCCGAGATGAGCGCGAGCCCCACGAGCTCGGGCCAGCTCGGCACCTGGCCGAGGACGACGGCGCCGACGACGACGGCGGTCGCGGGCAGCAGGGCGAGCAGCACGGAGAACGTCGCCGTGCCCACGCGACGCAGCACGACCTGGTCGAGCACGTACGGGACGACCGACGAGCACACCGCCACGACCAGGAGGAACGCGAGCAGACCGACGTCGGGCACGACCGTGGTGACCGACCCGCCGAAGAACGGGGCGAAGACGACGGCCCCCGCGAGCATGCCGACCGCGAGCCCGTCGATGCCCGAGCCCGCGGCCCCGGCGACCCGCTTGCCCAGGACGATGTAGCCTGCCCAGCAGGCCGCGGCGACGAAGATGGCCGCGAGGCCGATCACGACGTCGGCGCGCTCGAGGTCGGACTCGAGCGTGATGCCGGCGAGCAGGACGACGCCGGCCGCGGCGACGACGATCGCGCCCCGCTCGCGCCAGCCGCGCCCGGTGACCGCCGCGACCGCGACCGGTCCGCAGAACTCGATCGCGACCGCGACGCCGAGCGGCAGGTGGTCGATGCCCACGTAGAAGACGATGTTCATCGCCGCGAGGACCACGCCGAACAACGAGGCCCAGGCGAGCTGCCGGCGCGTCCACGCCCGGCGCCACGGGCGGCGCCACGCGAGCAGCACGACGGCGGCCAGCACGATGCGCCACCAGCTCACGGTGGGTGCACCGAGCGTCTCGAAGAGCCCGACGGCGACCGCGGCGCCCAGGTACAGCGTCAGGCCCGACACCACGAAGAGCGCCGGCGCCGGCACGCGGTCGAGCGGTCCGGCGGCGACGGCGGGCGGGCTCGGGGGCGTGGCGGGCGCGGAGGACACGCGGGGAGCCTACGCCGCGGCGCCGTGCGGAGCGCCCGCCCGCTCCGCGGCCCTCGACGCCGCGAGAGCGGATGTGAAGGAAATGTCCATGAATGCTGGACGCCGGGTGTGCGGTCCTCTACTGTCCGACGCGGCCGGGCGTCTCCGGCCGGTTCACCGACACAGTGAGGTCCGCATGTCCTTCCTGGACGCCATCAAGTCCGTCTTCTCCAAGTACGCCACCTTCTCCGGCCGCGCCCGCCGTTCCGAGTTCTGGTACTGGGCCCTGTTCAACGTGCTCGTGGGCGCCGTCCTCGCCGCCCTCGCCGGCGCGACCGGCGGCTTCCAGATCGACCCCGTGACGGGTCTGCCGACCTACGGCGCCACCGGGATCCTCGCGAACCTGGTCTCCCTCGCGCTGCTCATCCCGTCGATCGCCGTGACCGTCCGCCGCCTGCACGACACCGACCGCAGCGGCTTCTGGTGGTTCATCGGCCTCGTGCCGTTCGTCGGCGGCATCGTCCTGCTCGTCTTCTGCGTGCTCGAGGGCACCCGTGGCCCGAACCGCTTCGGCGCCGACCCCAAGGGCGTGGAGACGACCGCACCGGCCGCCGTCTGACGACCACGCGCGACCGCACCGCAGCACGACGGCGGCCCGGGCACCTTCGCCCGGGCCGCCGTCGTCGTCCGCGGGTCGCTCAGCCCTTGACCGCGCCCGCGAGCATGCCGCGGACGAAGTACCGCTGGAGCGCGACGAACACGACGAGCGGGACGATCATCGCGACGAACGCACCGGCCGTGAGCAGGTGCCAGTCGCCTCCGCGCGAGCCCGCGAGCTCGGCGATGGCCACCGTGATCGGCCGGTACGGCGTGTCGGTGAAGGTCAGGCCCACCAGCAGGTCGTTCCAGACCCACAGGAACTGGAAGATCCCGAAGGCCGCGATGGCCGGCACGAGCAGCGGGAAGAGCACCTGGAAGAAGATCTTCACGTGCCCCGCGCCGTCGACGCGGGCCGCCTCGACGAGCGAGCGCGGGATGTCCTTCATGAAGTTGTGCAGCAGGAAGATCGCCAGCGGCAGGGCGAAGATCGAGTGCGACAGCCACACGGTCCAGAACGTGCCGTTGACGCCCAGGTCGACGTAGTCCCGCAGCAGCGGGATCAGGGCCACCTGGAGCGGGACCACCTGGAGCGCGAA contains:
- a CDS encoding DUF805 domain-containing protein: MSFLDAIKSVFSKYATFSGRARRSEFWYWALFNVLVGAVLAALAGATGGFQIDPVTGLPTYGATGILANLVSLALLIPSIAVTVRRLHDTDRSGFWWFIGLVPFVGGIVLLVFCVLEGTRGPNRFGADPKGVETTAPAAV
- a CDS encoding EamA family transporter gives rise to the protein MPAPALFVVSGLTLYLGAAVAVGLFETLGAPTVSWWRIVLAAVVLLAWRRPWRRAWTRRQLAWASLFGVVLAAMNIVFYVGIDHLPLGVAVAIEFCGPVAVAAVTGRGWRERGAIVVAAAGVVLLAGITLESDLERADVVIGLAAIFVAAACWAGYIVLGKRVAGAAGSGIDGLAVGMLAGAVVFAPFFGGSVTTVVPDVGLLAFLLVVAVCSSVVPYVLDQVVLRRVGTATFSVLLALLPATAVVVGAVVLGQVPSWPELVGLALISGAIAMTATAR
- a CDS encoding carbohydrate ABC transporter permease codes for the protein MTSTPTPGQAVTARPAEEVAATQPRKLSRLEKRAIATKGKLSSPWASLTAIIIAILWTIPSVGLLVTSFRPELDIRRSGWWTVIPGLFNGEAEFTTENYETALYGTGNLATFFVNTIVITLPAVVIPITIALLAAYGFAWIEFRGREILFVAVFALQVVPLQVALIPLLRDYVDLGVNGTFWTVWLSHSIFALPLAIFLLHNFMKDIPRSLVEAARVDGAGHVKIFFQVLFPLLVPAIAAFGIFQFLWVWNDLLVGLTFTDTPYRPITVAIAELAGSRGGDWHLLTAGAFVAMIVPLVVFVALQRYFVRGMLAGAVKG